Proteins encoded together in one Amblyomma americanum isolate KBUSLIRL-KWMA chromosome 1, ASM5285725v1, whole genome shotgun sequence window:
- the LOC144129682 gene encoding uncharacterized protein LOC144129682, translated as MPFEDQILLTLMWLRLGLLLNDLSLRFGASTAAISRIFCFIVTKLAKFSREFLVFWLPRTAIRRTLPYVFEENYSVTCIVDCFEIFIDRPGQLHRRNTTYSSYKSHNTAKILHVIAPSGFIMFLSKQYGDRASDRFITLDSGFLDHLTQGDEVLADRGFNIDDLLPPSVKVSLPSFSKGRPQICRSDVVSSRRLARLRIHVERSIRRLKCFKILKQFPASIFTKKPLANDVLVAIAGLCNLQPNLIRDHGDASEPGAQSPSHPGKQLEVVDNTPE; from the coding sequence ATGCCCTTTGAGGACCAAATCCTACTTACACTGATGTGGCTGCGTCTTGGCCTATTGCTTAATGACCTTAGCTTACGTTTTGGtgcatccactgcagccattagCAGGATTTTCTGCTTCATTGTAACAAAACTTGCCAAGTTTTCCAGAGAGTTCTTAGTGTTCTGGCTGCCAAGAACAGCAATCAGGAGGACATTGCCTTATGTTTTTGAGGAGAATTACTCCGTAACTTGCATTGTGGACTGTTTCGAAATTTTCATTGACAGACCTGGGCAACTGCACCGAAGAAATACAACTTACAGTTCCTACAAATCGCACAATACGGCCAAAATTCTTCATGTCATTGCACCAAGTGGGTTTATTATGTTTTTGTCAAAACAATATGGTGACCGTGCAAGCGATCGTTTCATCACTTTGGACAGTGGTTTTTTAGACCACCTGACGCAAGGCGACGAAGTCCTCGCTGACCGTGGCTTTAACATAGATGACCTGCTCCCACCATCTGTTAAAGTTTCACTCCCAAGCTTTTCCAAAGGCCGGCCGCAGATTTGTCGTTCAGATGTAGTAAGTTCGCGTCGCCTGGCAAGGCTTCGGATTCATGTTGAGCGATCAATAAGGCGTCTCAAATGCTTCAAGATTTTGAAGCAATTCCCTGCTAGTATATTCACAAAGAAACCCCTTGCAAATGATGTACTTGTTGCCATCGCTGGGCTCTGCAACCTGCAACCGAATTTGATTAGAGATCATGGTGATGCGTCAGAACCTGGTGCTCAGTCACCATCGCATCCAGGCAAGCAGCTGGAAGTGGTAGACAACACACCTGAATGA